CATTTTAGTTTATACCAAACAGATTACTGTAACAGCACAATCTTTGATACACACAGTAAAAGGTAGTGAAATACAGAATACGTGACTACATAGACTCACCATCACAGTCTCATGTACCGTAGGCTATGTCACATTAATACACTTCTCTCAAAGTCCAAACCACAATACATTACACAATGTATGCCTACGCAACACATCAGATATATGTTAATAAGGACCAAATAAGgtgtaaattaaaataaatagaCAAGTCATTAGACAGTGGGGCATACGGGGACACGCCAAACATTTCGGGTTAAACCAACAGAGGAAGGACCTACAGTTCATCCATGTTGTGCTCTGTGAAGATCCAGTAGTTGTCTGCTTTGAGGCCCAGGTCCTCCTTGGTTCCGGTCAGGCCCAGGAAGATGCTCAGACCTCCTGCCCCGTTTTTCATCATACCAAGCTGCTTCTGGATGGCTGAAGGGCATCACAAGATCATACAACATTCATGATTAgtagggatgtgcatctttccctttcaagaaGATTCTATACGTATCAAGACACATGGGCTCCGACACGCTAAGTTTTAGTTTGATTAGAGGAACAAATCAATGCGGTTCGATGCactaacatttgttgcataaacacattcattttaaCTTCAAATCTGCAGCTGATGGAGCTGTGTGTGTAAGTGATGTATAGGTCTATGATTAGGCCTACCTCTCACTGGTCAGTGCGCAAAGCTATGGACAGCGTGCAGTTTAACTAGGCTACTGACATTGCCTGGGGTTGTTAGGCATGCAAAATGACTTCaagatcaatgactgtcaacataATTCCACGCTTAGTttgacactgaaggagaggaaaCATGTGTCAGAAAAGATGAGGTATTTTCGGAAGGTAGAAAGAAAGTAATTTGAGCCCCATAAAATTACTATACCTACAATTTGTAACATTTGAATCGATTTTCTGACcgatgcatgctacatttggattGGTTTGGGGTCTCGATGCACCcatatcttaaacatttgaaccgGGGACCGATGCCCAGTGGTGAACTGTTACATCTAATGGTTAGGCATCACAAGATCAAAGAAACATTATCTAGACAAGTGTCAACTAACAATTCAGTCTTTTTAAACACAGACATCTTGAACATGCACCTTAATACCCTCACCCACCTGGCATGGCCTGGAGTTCCTTAGGCAGCAGCTGCTGGTAGGTGTTGAAGATGCCTGCATTGGAGATGACCATTGGAGCATGTACATGGATCTCCTCCTGACCCTTTATCACGCTCACACCTAAAACCATGGGAACCAGAGGTGGTCAAATCTGACCATCTGTGTGATCAATCAATTCATCTTTCAACCAATCCTATTCACCAATAGCCTCCTTGTTGTCATTGAACAGGATGCGGTTGACTGGGGCGCGGACGAGCACGGCCCCCCCGGCTTTCTCAACAATAGGGATCATGTGGTAGGCGATCTCACTGGCTCCTCCTATTGGGTACCAGGCGCCAGTCAGGTAGTGGCAGACCATCAGGCTGTGCATGGAGAAGCTGGCATCCTTGGGCATGTTACCTGCAGTTACACAACAAAATGGAGTCCTATAAAACCAAACACACTACAAAAAGAGATGCAATTAATTTGGTCCATGTGGAGAGAATGTGTCCCCCCCAAATAGCACAAATTAGTgaaccacatagggaataggaacACAGTCTATCATTTGAGATGGCTGTGGTTATGCTCTCCACTATCAGGAACTACAGCCGTCTACCCTACCGTAAGTGCCAAAGATGTAGCTGAAGATGGCCCTGAGGTCATTGTTCTTAGTCAGCTCATTGACCACCTCTGTCACGCTGCGAGACGCCATGCGGAAGAAGAATGACAGACGATTGGCCAGGCCTGTGTACACCAGGAACTTGGCCAGGGGGACAGGAATGAGCTTCAGCAGACCCAGGAACCAAATGTTGTGTCCTGCTTTCTGTAGAtggaatacatacagtaccagtcaaaagtttaaacacctactcattcaagggtttctttgttttgactattttctacattgtagaataatagtgaagacatcaaaactattaaataacacatatggactaatgtagtaagcaaaaaagtattaaaacaaatcaaatgttatttgtcacatgcaccgaatacagacttcaccttacagtgaaatgcttacttacaagcccttaaccaaccatgcagttaagaaaagaaaaaaaaagtatgattacaaaagagcagcagtaaataacaatagcagggctatatacagggggtagagttattaaagtgattatgcatagataataaacagagtagcagcagcgttctggggggggggggggggggggggggggcaacgcaAATAGTCCGAGAAGCCATTCGATTAGAtattcaagagtcttatggcttgggagtagaagctatttaggatcattttggacctagacttggccctccagtaccgcttgccatgcgttagcagagaaaacagtccatGACTGGGGTGggtggagtctgacaatttttagggccttcctctgacactgcctggtataaaggtcctggatggcaggaagcttggccccggtgatgtactgggccgtacgcactaccctctgtagtgccttgcggtcggatgccgagcagttgccataccaggcagtgatgcaacccgtcaggatgctctcgatggtgcagctgtagaacattgaggatctgaggacccatgccaaatcttttcagtctcctgagggggaataggttttgtcgtgcccgcttcacgactgtcttggtgtgcttggaccatgttagtttgttggtgatgtggacaccacggaacttgaagctctcaatctgctcaactacagccccgtcgatgagaatgggggcgtgcgcagtccttttcctgtagtccacaatcatctcctttgtcttgatcacgttgagggagaggttgttgtccttgcaccacacggtcaggtctctgacctccccccTATAGTCTGTCTCATCGGTggcagtgatcaggcctaccactgttgcatcatcagcaaacttggtgttggagtcgtgcctggccatgcagtcatgagtgaacagggagtacaggaagggactgagcacgcacccctgaggggcccccgtgttgaggatcagcatggcagatgtgttgttacctacccttaccacctgggggtgggccgtcaggaagtccaggatccagttgcagagggaggtgttttgtcccagggtccttagcttagtggtgagctttgagggcactatggtgttgaacgctgatctgtagtcaatgaatagcattctcacataggtgttccttttgtccaggtgggaaagggcagtgtggagtgcaatagagattgcatcatctgtggatctgttggtgcggtatgcaaattggagtgggtctagggtttctgggataatggtgttgtgagccatgaccagcctttcaaagcatttcatggctacagacgtgagtgctatgggtcagtagtcatttaggccggttaccttagtgttcttgaatACAAGGACCAtcatggtctgcttgaaacatgtattaCAGACagatagggagaggttgaaaatgtcagtcaagacacttgccagttggtcagcgcatgctcggagtacacgtccttgtaatccgtctggcgctgcggccttgtgaatgttgacctgtttaaaggtcttactcacatcggctacagagagtgatcacacagttgtccggaacagctgatgctctcatgcatgtttcagtgttactttccatgaagcgagcatagaagttatttagctcatctggccGCCTCCAACTGggtagctctcggctgtgcttacctctgtagtctaatagtttgcaggccctgccacatccgacgagccggtgttgtacgattcgatctttgtcctgtattgacgctttgcctgtttgatggttcgtcggagggcatagcgggattccttataagcttccgggttagagtcccgctccttgaaagcagcagctctactcTTTAGTTCAGtccggatgttgcctgtaatccaaggcttctggttggggtatgtatgtacagtcactgtggggatgacgtcctcaatgcacttattgatgaagccagtgactgatggtGTACTCAATACCATCGGAAGAATTctggaatatattccagtctgtgctagcaaaacagtccagtattttagcatctgcttcatctgaccactttttaagtagactgagtcactggtgcttcctgctttaatttttgcttgtaagcaggaatcaggtggatagaattatggtcagatttgccaaatggatggcgagggagagctttgtacgcgtctctgtgtgtggagtaaaggtggtctagaattgttttccctccgattgcacatttaacatgcttatagaaatgaggtaaaacagatttaaatttccctgcgttaaagtccTCGGCCCCTAGGAGCGCCACCGCTGGGTGAGTGTTTTCTTTTTTGCTTAtagcggtatacagctcattgagtgcggatttagtgccagcatcggtctgtggtggtatgtagacagctacaaaaaatgcaGATGAacactctaggtagatagtgtggtctacagcttatcatgagatactctacctcaggtgagcaaaaccttgagacttccttagctATCGTGCACCAGCCGTTGTTCACATAAATGCGTAGGCCCCGGCCCCATGTCTTACCAGATGCTGCTGTTCCGTCCTGCctatagagtgtataacccgccagctgtatgttcttaatgtcttCGTCCAgcccgttggtaggataaacgTGCTTTCAGTTAGtccccatttattttccagcgattgaacgttagctagcaggatggaaggcaagggcagattagccactcgccACCTGAtgctcacaaggcaccctgatctctttcTGCGAAGTCtccgtttccttctccagcgaataacggggatctgggcctggccGGGAGTCTGTATTATATCCCTCccatccgactcattgaagaagaactcttcatccagtttgaggcgagcaatcgcagttctgatgtccagaagctcttttcggtcataagtaacggtagcagcaacattatgtacaaaacaagttacgaacaacgcaaaaaaacaaacaaaatagcatggttggttaagagccgataagacggcagccttcCTGTCTGGCGCCATCagccaaatatattttatgtttgacattcttcaaagtagccaccctttgccataatgacagctttgcacactcttgactcCACAACCCTGGCCCTCAACACAGATGACAACCATAACAGACCAGTCCCCACATGGTAGCTCCTCTTTGCCAAAGTACAATCTCACAATTCCCTGCATTTGGCATAGAGCCCAACCTATCCCTGAAATAAGTAGGGAAAAGGTTCTGAGCTCAGTCAGCATAAACCACAATTTCCAATAACAGCAGCAACATTAGAACAACCAGCAGCATAGTAGTCTACTCATCTTGCAAAGCTGATTACTTAATTGACCTTAAACATCAAATACCAAACAATCACCTTTACTGCTCCATTCAAACACTTGTCAACTGATGTCTACGGTATGAAGTTATTGATGACATCATGTAACAGCACCATACCTTGACCAGCCTCATGTACTCATCGATGGCCGCCTCCTCCCCAGGAAAGAACTTCTTCAGCTCGTCGGGGAAACGGTCCCTGCCACTGTAGATGGGGTAGGTGCGCCTGTTTCCAGGAGGGCCCAACACCACCTGGTCAAAGGGGTTGTCCAGGGGCTCCCACTGCAGCTGACCATTGGTCAGCTGGTCAAGCATGCAGCGGAAGGGCTTATGTTCCAACAGGTCCCCGATGTAGTGGATACCTGAGGTGGAGGCATGATTGATAGATGTATTTTATTATTAGATTGTCTTATATATTTAGGATGTCCAGCTCACATCACATGGGGCTTTTAAGACAGTATTATTGATACATAGTTTGCATTTACAGTGTTTCACACTTAGACACAAACTCacaattgttttgttgttgagaCAAAACCAGGCTAGGGTCAGCCCATGTGGTCAGGACATGTGGTCAGGACATgcgttcattttttttttttaggaactaatttggggtctcaacttactgttgagagttggAATAGTAGAATACATAAGGTGCCATTTTtcctctacgccccatggcaaaatgtgtagaactgcaggaaaatGTCATTTTTTCTCATTTCGCTGTCAAGAGGGGGAGGGCTCCAAAATGTGTAGGTAAATTTTACTTAGGGCCGGCTCTGTCTGCATGTGTCGTATCTGATGTAGGTATGCAGAACCACAAGCTACTATGCAGAACCCCACcaccatcaaagttgcccatccctggttaAGGTCAACAACAGAAATAGACTAGGTTCATCGCCACTACCACCTCTGAGTAAGGGAAGGTATCTACCACATTTTGTAAGGAAAGGTAAACTGATAGCTGCCTTCTAGGTAAGGAAAGGTAAACTGATAGCTGCCTTCTAGGTAAGGAAAGGTAAACTGATAAGAGCCTTCTCACCCACGTCAAACTCAAAGCCTTTCTCTGTAAAGGTGTGGCAGCAGCCTCCAGCCCGATCATGTTGCTCCAGAACCAGGACCCGCTTTCCAACCTTAGCAAGCAGCACCGCCACCCCAAGACCACCAATTCCACTGCCAATGACAATGGCATCTAGTTTCTCAGGTATTTTACTGGCCAAGAAACCTGGTAGTGAAGAGTAATAAAAACATACAATTAACAGATAGTTATATCTTCTTACATTAAACAAATAACGATGTGTCGCAGAAATATTGTCCCATGGAGTGTGCAGACAGCCTATAACCACGTTTCCACCTAACCATTTCATGCAGATGAATTAATTACCTGACCCATGAAAAAAAGTTTCGGCCGCATTTTCATGGAAACGTTCAAATGCAGTACAATTATATAGGCATAAATGTAAACagaatttgttcgttcgacatagTGGGTTCTTTTTATGTCGGTAAAAATAATTATGCGATAAATTAATTATGTGCACTGATTAATTACGCACAGCGTTTTATCCGCAAAAAGTCCGTGTGATGGAAACACGTCTGGTGGTTTTATAcagatttttgaatattcgaATGAAAATCTGTCCTAAATTGGATGAAACCCTAACTAGTTGTACTGAAACAAGTGTTTGAGTAGCAGCTATAAACATGATATAGTGCGGGGTGAATTTCATTTCAACAATGAGTTTAGTCACGAGTGCAGTATAGCAGCTTTGGCCAGCTTGTGACGCAGTACCGTCGTTGACAATCAGTGCAGCCATAGGATATTGTAAAACGTTGTCAACGGTTCTAACAGACGAAATAGTTGCCTGACCTGCTTTCCTACTACAAATGAATGCGAATGCTCTTGCGATACATGTGAACGACAGAACACTTTAATTATGCAACTAGATATAACTTTCGAAACATACACAGGACAAGGGTGACTGCCAAAAAAATATTTACATAATGTATATCTATTTGCGCACATATTCCTAGGAAACTATATTTCGTGCATGCATTGGTGATCGGTCAAGCCTTGTGTCCACGAGACTCACCCTGCTTCAGAACTTTGTTTTTCTCCTTCTTTTGGGTGACCAGTGGTTTAAGCGGCGCACGAGTGTCGATATCGAAAGGATTTGGTCCGGGTGTACGGAACACATATTTGTATAGGAATGCAGCTAGAGCCGCACAAATGATTACTACAATGATCCACATTTTACGAATTTTAATCAGGGCACCTTCTCACTTTTCGAAGTGGACACTTCCGCGTGCGAACAAGGTCTGCAGTGGTTCAGAGCCACTTGGAACCCTTCCACGCATGACAGACAGCACGTGTTTAATTCAAGTGTCTGTGGTCGTATCTCCGTCGTTTTCAGCCCAAAAAAACATCAGGATTACTAAATAGTGTAAAAACGACGCCCACAGCTGATTCGCCCAGGCGGTATAATGAGGATTCTATTAAACGGACCCGGGCTCAACGCGCGTAGTTTCCACCGGGTGAAAAGTGATTGCATTCGTTTTGGAAGCGAGCTGCCTCCCAGGCATTAGCCGGCTGCACGTAAAACTCCGTTTTAGTCGAATTAACGTCAGATTTGACTTttcgcagcaggttaggataattcacGTAACAGGTTGATGATCAGGTTGTTAGGAAAATAGTtatatagtgaacaaaaatataaacacaactatttcaaagattttactgcgtTACAGTTCATACTGGGAAATgagtcagttgaaataaattcatcaggccctaatctacagatttcacatgactgtccaggggtgcagtcatgggtgggcctgggagggcatagaacCACCCACTTgggaaccaggcccagccaatcagaattagttttcccccacaaaagggctttattacagacgtaaatactcctgtttcatcagttgtcccggtggctggtctcagaccccagaggtgaagaagccagatgttcattaacagggatgtaaacaaatttgctcacaaaatttgtgaagctttttgtgcatatggaaaaattcagctcatgaaaccaacactgcacatgttgcgtttatatttctgttcaataTAAATCGGCTCAAAACAGGCGCAAAACAAAAGTGACGTAGGTCAGcacgtggagtaatgagtaggattctgttttcaattgcaaaagtgattgcttttgacAACGTATCTGCCTTCCACATGAAACTAGTTTGAAAATGTGAAcatatattttatggaaaagagatgtttCTGAACGATGGAttatgctgccttgttgacaacataaGGGAATGGCGCAGATTGTTGTTCGATTTGAGCTGGGCACTCCTCCCTCACTGGCTTCACCTGGTGAAGTGATGGCCCATAGGCAGGTTCAAACGAGGTCATACTAGACTGCTGCCACCGATTGAACATAGACTTCACAAAGAACATATCACTTAGTCATGCATTACTTAAATGTGTTGACAGGACAGAAAATGATACCATTACAATCCTCACCAGTATTTCACATATTAAAATATTGGACAGTGAAACATAGATATTTTTTAAAAAAAGTAAACCACAACAGTATCATGAGCAAGTTAAATACTAAAGCAATTGAGCAAAAACTGAACAGGTATCCTAAAGTACAAAATACAGTATAATTTCCCCACACAGAAAATTCATACAAGATGTTAGTTTTATGCAAGTATTTGCATTGTCAATGAGAAACTCagtgaatatacagtaccagtgaaagtttggaaacacctactcactcaagggtttgactttctttttactattttctacattgtagaataatggtgaagacttaaaaactatgaaataacacatatggaatcatgtagtaacccaaaaaaaatgttaaaatatttTTGGATttgttaacatttacattttagtcatttagcagacgctcttatccaaagcgacatacagtagtgaatgcatacattttatttcatgcatttttttaaaaacatttttttggtactggccccccgtgggaatcaaacccacaaccctggcgttgcacacaccatgctctaccaactgagccacagggaagtttattttatattcttcaaagtagccaccctttgccttgacagctttgcacactcttggcattctctcaaccagcttcatgaggaaagattttccaacagtcttcaaggagttcccacatatgctgagcacttgttggctgctttttcttcagtctgcggtccaactcatcccaaaccatctcaattgagttgaggtcggtgattgtggaggccaggtcatctgatgcagcactacatcactctccttcttggtcaaatagcccttgtatcgctgcagaatgctgtggtagccatgctggttaagtgtgccttgaattctaaataaatcactgacagtgtcaccagcaaagcaccaccacaccacctccatgtttcacggtgggaaccacacatgcagagatcatctgttcacctacagacggcggttggaaccaaaaatctcaacttcggactcatcagaccaaaggacagaattccaccggtctaatggccattgctcgtgtttcttggcacaagcaagtctcttctccttattggtgtcctttagtactggtttctttgcagcaatttgaccatgaaggcctgattcacgtattTTACCAAGTAggtatatcttctgtataccacccctacaacacaactgattggctcaaatgcattaaggaaagaaattccttactacatgatgccatacgtgttatttcatagttttgatgtattcactattattctacaatgtagaaaatagtaaaaataaagaaaaacccttgaatgagtaggtgtgtccaaacttttgactggtacggtaTAATGAAGGTATAACACCAGTGTTCAGTCCGACATACTTTAATTTTGGGGCAAATCCAGAACATAGTAAAGGATGGCTATAATAAAATATcaatcaaaaaaataaaaggtaaGTCTGTGGGGCAAGTTCAATTCTTGTGTAGACCTATGCCTTCTGTCAGGAGGGCATGTGGAGCCGTGATAAAAGTTCAAGCACTTTTGACCCCTTGCCACTGGGGGAGTCATGGTTATCTTGTGGGGTCATCTCCAGCCCATACAGGTGCTCAAGGAAGCCATACAGGGAGGCTAGCTGATCTGGGTACCCCAGTTCAAACACACGCAGAAGCTTGAA
This genomic stretch from Salmo trutta chromosome 32, fSalTru1.1, whole genome shotgun sequence harbors:
- the LOC115171059 gene encoding all-trans-retinol 13,14-reductase; amino-acid sequence: MWIIVVIICAALAAFLYKYVFRTPGPNPFDIDTRAPLKPLVTQKKEKNKVLKQGFLASKIPEKLDAIVIGSGIGGLGVAVLLAKVGKRVLVLEQHDRAGGCCHTFTEKGFEFDVGIHYIGDLLEHKPFRCMLDQLTNGQLQWEPLDNPFDQVVLGPPGNRRTYPIYSGRDRFPDELKKFFPGEEAAIDEYMRLVKKAGHNIWFLGLLKLIPVPLAKFLVYTGLANRLSFFFRMASRSVTEVVNELTKNNDLRAIFSYIFGTYGNMPKDASFSMHSLMVCHYLTGAWYPIGGASEIAYHMIPIVEKAGGAVLVRAPVNRILFNDNKEAIGVSVIKGQEEIHVHAPMVISNAGIFNTYQQLLPKELQAMPAIQKQLGMMKNGAGGLSIFLGLTGTKEDLGLKADNYWIFTEHNMDELVETYLKGNREESAKSVPVLFVASPSAKDPTWEERSPGKCTLSLVTFANYEWFGEWKDDKVTNRGTDYKELKQIFCDSILEVVMSVFPKITRDKVEFIEAGTPITNTHYIGASKGEIYGADHGTARFSAECNATVRPQTPLKNLYLTGQDVFVCGFAGALAGALTCGSAILNRNLHLDAIALAKKTKRVDTKKLK